A stretch of Cicer arietinum cultivar CDC Frontier isolate Library 1 chromosome 5, Cicar.CDCFrontier_v2.0, whole genome shotgun sequence DNA encodes these proteins:
- the LOC101501389 gene encoding F-box protein At1g67340, with protein sequence MRRPLKHNNHDLFDYLSDDIVIFILTKFSSTAASPSQFFTIFLICKRLKRLGFHPMVLSKAGPKVFAIKPKNWSDRSHLFLRRCVTDGNVDACYTLGMIRFYCLQNRRSGLSLIAKAATKMHAPALYSLAVIQFNGSGGSKHDKDLRAGVALSARASLLGHLDALRELGHCLQDGYGVKQNISQGRKLLVHANLRELLLILRAVMLASPSPPSSSSTPLTLSGLNDLSVPLLSDYGYNVTVREIHPANWFLREWFESGPGMLNEGLRLCSHMGCGRVETRPHEFRRCSVCSKVNYCSRGCQSLDWKLRHKRECSTPNLWFDDNDGDIAL encoded by the exons CATCTTCATTCTCACCAAATTCAGCTCCACTGCCGCTTCTCCTTCTCAATTTTTCactatatttttaat ATGCAAGAGGTTGAAACGGTTAGGGTTTCATCCTATGGTGTTATCAAAAGCTGGGCCCAAAGTATTCGCCATTAAGCCCAAAAATTGGTCAGATAGATCTCACCTTTTTCTCAGACGCTGCGTCACCGACGGTAACGTCGATGCTTGTTATACTCTTGGAATG ATTCGATTTTATTGTCTTCAAAACCGAAGGAGCGGGCTATCACTGATAGCGAAGGCGGCGACTAAGATGCACGCGCCAGCGCTTTACTCACTCGCTGTGATTCAATTCAACGGTAGCGGGGGTTCTAAACACGACAAAGATCTACGCGCCGGAGTAGCGCTTTCCGCTCGCGCGTCACTTCTCGGCCACCTCGACGCGCTTCGTGAGTTAGGCCATTGTCTTCAAGACGGTTACGGCGTCAAACAAAATATTTCCCAAGGACGAAAATTGTTGGTTCATGCTAATCTCCGGGAACTCCTACTTATCCTACGCGCTGTCATGTTAGCGTCTCCTTCACCTCCCTCCAGTTCCTCTACGCCGTTAACGTTGAGTGGTTTGAACGACTTGTCGGTACCGTTGCTGAGTGACTACGGTTACAACGTGACGGTGCGGGAGATTCATCCGGCAAATTGGTTTTTGAGGGAGTGGTTTGAATCTGGTCCCGGAATGTTGAACGAAGGATTGAGGTTATGTTCGCATATGGGATGTGGACGGGTGGAGACGCGGCCGCATGAGTTTCGGCGGTGTTCTGTTTGCAGTAAGGTTAATTATTGTTCGCGAGGGTGTCAGTCTTTGGATTGGAAATTACGGCATAAGAGGGAGTGTTCAACTCCGAATTTGTGGTTTGATGATAACGACGGTGATATTGCATTGTGA
- the LOC101501074 gene encoding uncharacterized protein: MLCAIHETSGDTNVTAQEQEQEWETMAQAWLSSFSEAKEVSMVEVEAWLDSNLSSLPEGLRSMPRSDLCLRLISIQNCMRFPNQEKEANNVEVPHARFQRTDQWLPVYAWLETLNKDEVVKSKEISDWLTENPKIQEQLCSRHSRYHLMHYIKKCHFKILKRREKRKGLERPKDTSLKVQKDVAMKSSVTVSCSSVNNYPKDSDLFLAKRNEAYQKYEILVELEKLLAPRFSKPLSTNQ; the protein is encoded by the exons ATGCTGTGTGCGATTCACGAAACCTCCGGTGATACAAATGTAACCGCCCAAGAGCAAGAGCAAGAATGGGAAACAATGGCTCAAGCGTGGCTCAGTTCCTTCTCCGAAGCCAAGGAAGTAAGCATGGTGGAAGTTGAAGCTTGGCTCGACTCTAACCTCTCTTCTCTCCCCGAAGGTCTCCGATCCATGCCTCGCTCCGATCTCTGTCTCAGACTCATTTCCATCCAGAATTGCATGAGGTTCCCCAATCAG GAGAAGGAAGCAAATAATGTTGAAGTTCCTCATGCGCGGTTTCAGCGCACTGATCAATGGCTTCCGGTTTATGCATGGTTAGAAACTTTGAATAAGGACGAGGTGGTTAAGTCTAAGGAAATTTCTGATTGGTTGACAGAAAACCCTAAGATTCAAGAACAGTTATGTTCTAGGCATTCTCGCTATCATTTGATGCACTACAtcaaaaaatgtcattttaaaatattgaaaagaaGGGAGAAGAGGAAG GGTTTAGAACGACCTAAAGACACGTCATTAAAGGTTCAGAAAGATGTGGCGATGAAAAGCTCAGTCACAGTTTCAT GTAGTTCTGTAAACAATTATCCCAAAGATAGTGATTTGTTCTTGGCCAAAAGAAATGAAGCCTATCAAAAATATGAGAT TTTAGTAGAGTTGGAGAAGCTGCTTGCCCCAAGATTCTCGAAGCCTCTTAGTACAAACCAGTGA